The Marasmius oreades isolate 03SP1 chromosome 2, whole genome shotgun sequence genomic sequence AAGGGAACGACTCACGGGCACCAAGAAAATCATCGTCGTGCTGGACGCTACCCATGCCGAAAGTGTCTTTGATAGCCTGTTTCGCTGAAGTATTGGTACTAGAGAAGACTTGATCCAAATGTGCAATGACTGCCACTACATCAGCAGAGCAGTTCTGTGGCATGTTCTTTCGGATGGGTTCGAAATATACCCAGAAGTTTCTATATGCCAGCTGCGTTCAACGAAAACTTCGTCGAGTAGGAGATTGAACATACTCCATGACTTGCACAGGTCCTGATGATGCATAGCCAGCCCAGATAAGACCTGGTTTGCTGGTAGAGTTATGTCAGGTAAATCGCGCAATATGGAGGATTTCACGTACTTGACCATGGTGTAGCTGGTCAATGCACCTGCAGAAGCTCATTGGCACCACAAATATCAAGCACAGTTCGTAGAGTCCTACCTGGATAGCTCCCTCCGGTCATAATCCAAGCGGCGTTATCTGGATCTAAACTCTTCCCGTTTGGCATGGGAAGTTCGACATTTCGTGCAAAATAATCTATGTCCTCGATGGATTGCTGAATAGTGTGAACCGACATACTCGTGCCAGATAGGTCAGGATATGGGTTACTGAGACCGAAGAATCGATGCTCCAGGAGAACTACTGCGCCTTTCTCCTGTTGAGCAATAAGGCCATTGATGGTGCTGTTCGAAAGATAACCCGTATAACCTTTGATCTTTAAGGAATAGTCGTATTCCGCTATAGAATATAGACTTACCTTCGGCGTTCACTTCTCCGGGGGTCATGAAGACAATAGGTCCGCCTGAATAAGGCAGAATAACAAATCGAAAGTATCAATGACACGAGAATCGTTATTGCTTACCAGGCTCATAGAACTCGTATGTATGCCAAAAACGTTGCTTGAAAGTTCCGAGTGAAGGATTATTATGGTCAATCTGACGAGAAACAAAGAATAAATATACGGCTCCAGTGTGGAGAAGCCTGACAAACAAGTTGGTCAAAATGATAAACGGTATCTTTGAACCTTATGTATTAGCGCGTCCTGAATAATCTGCTAGAATAGCGCACCGTAAGGCGGGAGTACAGTTCCGTTCCGAATCTTGTCGCTGAACAAGGCCGCGCCATCAAGTTTAGGAATGGTACTCGTAGGAGGTAAATTGGCATGAGAACGGCCATCTGGAAGTAATGCACCAGCTCCTATCGTAAAGCCAAGTAGTCCGATGATAGAGAATCGAAGACGCATTGAGTGCGAGTGCTGAATGGCCAAAGATTGGTTCGGTTTTCAGCTATGAGCAGCATGCTTTATCAAGACTCAGAGGGAAGCCTTCAAAGTTTGAGCGCTACACGCGTGCATGATAGAGACCTGGTGAGTGATATCAGTGTGGatattgaacgttgaaccatAAGGCAGGTGAAGGAAGGGGCGAGGATCCATATGCCATAGGCCTCGTATAAAAGACGGGACTCCGGAATATCACCAGGACTATATTTGGATGATCATGAGCATACACTTCTCTCATAGCAAAAAAGGCGGGACGGGGTGGAGGATTCATCCTAGAGATTTCCCGTCAAGTCGCCTGCAGTAAGTAATATAAATGCACGGTAATTTAATATTTAGATTTTCGGCTGCAAGTCGAGGAAACCCACCGCAAGTGACAATTTAGTTCCTTGGATCCCAGCGGTGGAGAGACTACTGGCATCGTGGGTTCAGTAAAGGGTGAACAAGGGTCGAGTGACAAACGCAACGGAC encodes the following:
- a CDS encoding uncharacterized protein (MEROPS:MER0093133), which gives rise to MRLRFSIIGLLGFTIGAGALLPDGRSHANLPPTSTIPKLDGAALFSDKIRNGTVLPPYDTVYHFDQLIDHNNPSLGTFKQRFWHTYEFYEPGGPIVFMTPGEVNAEGYTGYLSNSTINGLIAQQEKGAVVLLEHRFFGLSNPYPDLSGTSMSVHTIQQSIEDIDYFARNVELPMPNGKSLDPDNAAWIMTGGSYPGALTSYTMVNKPGLIWAGYASSGPVQVMENFWVYFEPIRKNMPQNCSADVVAVIAHLDQVFSSTNTSAKQAIKDTFGMGSVQHDDDFLGALRNDLWAWQELQPTSGPGARFYNFCDALEVKNGMNAPVSGWGLDHALAAWGKHWRSGLASLCGRATDEQCFDSYAISAPNISIDQPYRSWNWILCNEFGFSQSGPPATSPVPAIVSHLVVPEYDIRQCVSMYPDVFTTSTAPDFAANTARTNQNYGGWNVKVNRLYFSNARRDTWKEGSVSAEAVNVSSTDSMPVYLSEGFHASDLLVRIAAANPSVAGAQREGLLAIKRWMEEWKQQRK
- a CDS encoding uncharacterized protein (MEROPS:MER0093133); this encodes MRLRFSIIGLLGFTIGAGALLPDGRSHANLPPTSTIPKLDGAALFSDKIRNGTVLPPYDTVYHFDQLIDHNNPSLGTFKQRFWHTYEFYEPGGPIVFMTPGEVNAEGYTGYLSNSTINGLIAQQEKGAVVLLEHRFFGLSNPYPDLSGTSMSVHTIQQSIEDIDYFARNVELPMPNGKSLDPDNAAWIMTGGSYPGALTSYTMVNKPGLIWAGYASSGPVQVMENFWVYFEPIRKNMPQNCSADVVAVIAHLDQVFSSTNTSAKQAIKDTFGMGSVQHDDDFLGALRNDLWAWQELQPTSGPGARFYNFCDALEVKNGMNAPVSGWGLDHALAAWGKHWRSGLASLCGRATDEQCFDSYAISAPNISIDQPYRSWNWILCNEFGFSQVCSIA